In the genome of Hippoglossus hippoglossus isolate fHipHip1 chromosome 9, fHipHip1.pri, whole genome shotgun sequence, the window tggttaATCCAAAGTTCAACCGGAGCAGAAATCTCTCTTAAAGTAGAAAACACTATGAATGATTCAAGAATGTTTAAGGTCGACAGAACAGGGGAGTCGGTGTCAAACCGTGGTGGTGGTTGATTTGCGAAGGATTGTTTTGTGGGGCTTGAGGGAAGGCGGGTGAGGAGGCACAAAAGGTGGAGGAGCGTTCGCTGTCGGCGGGAAACTGTGGCTGAACGGGAGGCCGCCGTTTTCCAACATGAGATCATGAGGAAGAGCATGatgtggaggaggggaggaggaagagcagcagtgTACCGGGCTAAGCCTCAAGTCGCTCAGCTCGGCCTGTAAGTGTAGTTCTGTGTCGTCCACGTCGTACTGGAGGTCGCAGTCCGGGCAGTAGCCGTGGTACTGGACCTTCTCGCTGAAACGGACACGCTCCCTCTCACGAGGCTCCCTACGAGGGGCCTTTgggcatttgtttttttcatgacGGAGAAGGGGCATGGGCCTGGGCAATGTAGGAACAAGCCCGGACTCAGGGAACCCGCTGTCACTCGAAAGGAAACATGGCGTGGAGGAGAATAAATCCCTGGTTTTCAACGGGAAAACCCCGCCATTCCTCAACAGAGACCCGTTAGCCTTGGATATATTCCCTGATAACATTAAAGTCGGATGAGGCAGATTCTTCATGTTGTGATCCTCGGCTCTTAGCGGCGTATGTCTTGGCGGTGGTAAGGGCGGGTGGGCTTTCCTCAGCACAGTCAGTACTGCAGGAGGGTGGACAGGGACCGGGACGATGGGCCCAGGGGTTTTAAAGATGAAGTCCTCGGGGAAGAGCTTCATCTTCTCCAGGCTGGAAACGGTGgtcgtggtggtggtggagctcGAGCTGGAGTTGAGGGTGTCCGTCTTAGAGCTGTCTGTCATTCCGTCCTCCTCCAGTTGCAGGTCACAAGTCAGGGTGTCGATGTCATGGACGACCTGGTGACAAGAAGACATGTCACTTTGACAGCTGAG includes:
- the prr16 gene encoding protein Largen, with product MSGKPNAEGEGVVSKVKVKKEIKTIVKNLETILGDLKDVAKELKEVVHDIDTLTCDLQLEEDGMTDSSKTDTLNSSSSSTTTTTTVSSLEKMKLFPEDFIFKTPGPIVPVPVHPPAVLTVLRKAHPPLPPPRHTPLRAEDHNMKNLPHPTLMLSGNISKANGSLLRNGGVFPLKTRDLFSSTPCFLSSDSGFPESGLVPTLPRPMPLLRHEKNKCPKAPRREPRERERVRFSEKVQYHGYCPDCDLQYDVDDTELHLQAELSDLRLSPVHCCSSSSPPPHHALPHDLMLENGGLPFSHSFPPTANAPPPFVPPHPPSLKPHKTILRKSTTTTV